A stretch of the Salarias fasciatus chromosome 3, fSalaFa1.1, whole genome shotgun sequence genome encodes the following:
- the mfsd8 gene encoding major facilitator superfamily domain-containing protein 8, producing MSRNEYDDTTPLLRDDDVCGGSLETEEDYRSRWRSIRVMYFTMFLSSVGFTIVITSVWPYLQKVDHSADASFLGWVVAAYSLGQMVASPIFGWWSNSRPSKEPLVCSIFLNLSANIYYAYAYLPMTHNKFHVLVSRAFVGFGAGNVAVARSYVAGATSLKERTNAMANMSAAQALGFILGPALQAGLSFIGERGVTVDFIRLQLNMYTSPALLAALFGLINILLVLFLLKEHHVDDHGRQVQAINYSSDDTADIEEPEESIDLVAVLTSNILFFVVMFIFAIFETITTPLSMDMFAWTRKQAVLYNGIILCGIGFQSILVFFVVKVTARRFGDRPVFLAGLAFIFWGYFILLPWGNHYPKIQWADVRNNSLISRMSTTTAASNSSVEQTGCPYEQTWCQYTPAIYLAQYIASGIIIGVGYPACNVMSYTLYSKILGPKPQGVYMGWLTASGSGARTLGPIFVSNVYTHLGPRWAFGFISGLVLGGFILLSSVYRRLIAFSVRHGRIVE from the exons ATGTCCCGCAACGAGTACGACGACACCACTCCTTTACTCCGAGACGACGATGTCTG tGGGGGGTCTCTGGAAACCGAGGAGGACTACAGGAGTCGCTGGAGGTCCATCCGAGTCATGTACTTCACCATGTTCCTCAGCAGCGTCG GTTTCACTATTGTCATCACGTCTGTGTGGCCCTATTTACAAAAG GTTGATCACAGTGCTGATGCCAGCTTCCTGGGATGGGTAGTTGCTGCCTACAGTCTTGGACAGATGGTGGCCTCTCCTATTTTTGGCTGGTGGTCTAATTCCCGGCCCAGCAAGGAACCGCTGGTGTGCTCCATCTTCTTAAACTTGTCAGCCAATATCTACTATGCCTACGCATACCTGCCCATGACCCATAACAAGTTCCACGTGCTCGTGTCCAGAGCCTTTGTAGGCTTTGGTGCAG GTAATGTTGCAGTGGCAAGATCATATGTTGCTGGAGCAACGTCACTAAAGGAGAGGACCAATGCCATGGCAAACATGAGTGCTGCTCAGGCTCTGGGCTTCATACTGGGTCCAG CTCTCCAGGCTGGCCTGTCGTTCATCGGGGAGCGAGGGGTCACAGTGGACTTCATACGGCTGCAGCTCAACATGTACACCTCCCCAGCTTTGCTCGCTGCGCTGTTTGGCCTCATCAACATCCTGCTTGTTCTCTTTTTGCTGAA AGAGCACCATGTTGATGATCACGGAAGGCAAGTCCAAGCGATCAACTACTCATCAGATG ATACAGCTGATATTGAAGAACCTGAAGAGTCCATAGACCTTGTGGCTGTGCTCACATCCAACATCCTCTTCTTCGTCGTCATGTTCATATTTGCCATCTTTGAGAC AATTACTACGCCCTTGTCCATGGACATGTTTGCCTGGACGAGGAAACAGGCTGTCCTGTACAACGGCATCATTCTTTGTGGGATCGGATTCCAGTCAATCTTGGTCTTTTTCGTTGTAAAAGTGACCGCCAGAAG GTTTGGGGATCGGCCTGTTTTTCTTGCAGGCTTGGCATTTATATTCTGGGGCTACTTTATTCTGCTTCCGTGGGGAAATCACTACCCAAAAATCCAGTGGGCAG aTGTCAGAAACAACTCTCTGATCAGTAGGATGTCCACAACCACGGCAGCCTCGAACAGCTCTGTGGAGCAAACAGGCTGCCCGTATGAGCAGACCTGGTGTCAGTATACGCCTGCGATATACCTGGCTCAGTACATCGCCTCGGGCATCATCATTGGTGTGGGATACCCAGCATGCAATGTCATGTCCTACACATTGTATTCAAAAATCCTCGGGCCTAAACCTCAG GGCGTGTACATGGGATGGCTCACGGCTTCGGGCAGCGGGGCACGAACACTGGGCCCTATTTTTGTTTCCAACGTCTACACTCACCTGGGCCCCCGCTGGGCCTTTGGGTTCATCTCTGGTTTGGTGCTGGGGGGCTTCATCCTGCTCAGCTCGGTCTACCGCAGACTCATCGCCTTCTCTGTGCGCCACGGAAGGATTGTTGAATAA